In one Rattus rattus isolate New Zealand chromosome 16, Rrattus_CSIRO_v1, whole genome shotgun sequence genomic region, the following are encoded:
- the Tmem211 gene encoding transmembrane protein 211 → MEVGVRAALGLSLTSMSGLSLISPAWFQSPFSCYGVFTYCFWPQGDRWNQSCVTFWSLKDMPTLPWKVSAAMLLGGWLLLSLSVLLLSAWALAPRRLFPRRGFGPTPVVQAAAAASTLVGLLVFPATLASPFAKEVCEGSSMYHSGTCWLSWGYATAILNMVLTSLLVIRWQTTTVQRVAVPFSGDTQGVIFVPE, encoded by the exons ATGGAGGTCGGCGTGAGGGCTGCTCTGGGGCTCTCCCTCACCAGCATGTCTGGCCTCAGCCTCATCTCTCCCGCCTGGTTCCAGAGCCCTTTCTCCTGCTATGGTGTCTTTACCTACTGCTTCTGGCCACAGGGTGACCGCTGGAACCAGAGCTGTGTGACTTTTTGGTCCCTGAAGGACATGCCCACCTTGCCCTGGAAG GTCTCAGCTGCAATGCTCCTGGGAGGCTGGCTTTTGCTGTCCCTCAGCGTTCTTCTCCTCTCAGCCTGGGCACTGGCCCCCAGAAGGTTGTTTCCCAGGAGGGGCTTTGGTCCAACACCCGTGGtgcaggcagcagcag CAGCCTCCACACTTGTAGGTCTGCTGGTTTTTCCAGCCACTCTGGCTTCCCCGTTCGCCAAAGAAGTCTGCGAAGGATCCTCCATGTACCATAGCGGAACATGCTGGCTGAGTTGGGGCTATGCCACGGCCATCCTCAACATGGTCCTGACCAGCCTGCTTGTCATCAGGTGGCAAACGACCACGGTCCAGAGGGTAGCCGTCCCCTTCTCTGGTGACACGCAAGGAGTCATCTTTGTGCCAGAATAA